In Fructilactobacillus cliffordii, a single genomic region encodes these proteins:
- a CDS encoding MetQ/NlpA family ABC transporter substrate-binding protein, protein MKKKYIISGIIVIFALIFVFTFIIKPKQDDSKTIRLASSPGPYSELFLKGVKPILEKEGYKVKNQSFSDLSLADVAINNGEADLNVDQHTAYMNNFNHEKHAHLAALTKIPTVPTGIYPAKKHSLKEVSDGDKVAIPNDPSNMARAYNVLVKAGWITLKPGVDPIKATSKDIATNKYNLKITEMQDVQIPRSRSDFDYVILPGSTAYPAKISTKTMLLPEDIKPDYYLVAAVDKKSENKKWAKAVKKAYHSKEFKQYLKDHNKQSFWKTPKGY, encoded by the coding sequence ATGAAGAAAAAGTACATTATCAGCGGAATTATTGTTATTTTCGCCCTAATTTTTGTATTTACGTTTATCATCAAACCCAAGCAGGATGACTCGAAAACAATTCGGTTAGCTTCTTCGCCCGGTCCTTACAGTGAATTATTCCTGAAAGGGGTCAAGCCAATTCTGGAAAAGGAAGGCTACAAAGTTAAGAACCAGTCCTTTAGTGACCTTTCCTTAGCCGACGTGGCCATTAATAACGGCGAAGCCGACCTGAACGTGGACCAACACACGGCTTATATGAATAATTTCAATCATGAAAAGCACGCACATTTAGCCGCTTTAACAAAGATTCCGACCGTTCCGACTGGAATTTATCCCGCCAAGAAACACAGTCTAAAGGAAGTTAGTGATGGGGATAAGGTTGCCATTCCTAACGATCCGTCCAACATGGCACGGGCCTATAACGTGTTAGTTAAGGCTGGCTGGATTACTTTGAAACCGGGAGTTGACCCAATCAAAGCGACTAGCAAGGACATTGCTACAAACAAGTACAATCTAAAGATTACGGAAATGCAAGATGTGCAGATTCCGCGATCGCGGTCTGATTTTGACTACGTAATTTTACCAGGTTCAACTGCTTATCCAGCTAAGATTTCCACGAAGACGATGTTACTGCCGGAAGATATTAAACCGGACTATTACCTCGTGGCTGCTGTAGATAAGAAGAGTGAAAACAAGAAGTGGGCCAAAGCGGTTAAAAAGGCTTACCATTCCAAAGAATTTAAACAATACCTGAAGGATCACAACAAACAGAGTTTTTGGAAGACGCCAAAGGGTTACTAA
- a CDS encoding MetQ/NlpA family ABC transporter substrate-binding protein — MKKGRIIGIGVIVVVVLLGVWTFWGHAHQQKDEITLGTIGSDAKIWNYIAKQPATKKAHIKLQVKSFTDGVALNTATAQGKVNVNAFQSDAYLQAYNQKNPKQQLDVIGTTYLEPLGIYSTKYKQLSQIPDGSIIAIADNPSNTARGLKLLAQAGLIKLKPNFSTLSGLNGIASNPHQFKFQEIDDTTGPRVIKDQKVAAALISNTIALEGHLNVLTDSLYHEQVNQSTKANINVLATAKNASKQQKHQYQKLLQIYHSKNVQKYVQREFDGTKIEVQKPVSYLRN; from the coding sequence ATGAAAAAAGGAAGAATCATTGGAATTGGGGTCATCGTCGTAGTGGTGCTCTTGGGAGTGTGGACCTTTTGGGGGCACGCCCACCAACAAAAAGATGAAATTACGTTAGGTACAATTGGCTCGGATGCCAAAATTTGGAATTACATTGCCAAGCAACCGGCCACGAAAAAAGCACATATCAAGTTGCAAGTTAAGAGTTTCACCGACGGAGTGGCACTCAATACGGCAACGGCACAGGGCAAGGTGAACGTGAATGCCTTTCAATCGGATGCTTACTTGCAGGCCTATAACCAGAAGAATCCGAAGCAGCAACTCGATGTCATCGGAACCACATACCTGGAACCGTTAGGAATTTATTCCACGAAATACAAGCAATTGAGCCAGATTCCAGACGGGAGCATAATTGCGATTGCGGATAATCCCTCTAATACCGCCCGGGGCCTGAAGTTATTAGCCCAAGCCGGCTTAATTAAGTTGAAGCCCAACTTTAGCACGTTGTCGGGGCTGAACGGAATTGCAAGTAATCCGCATCAGTTTAAGTTTCAGGAAATCGATGACACAACCGGTCCCAGGGTAATTAAGGATCAAAAGGTGGCCGCGGCGTTGATTAGTAACACGATTGCGCTGGAGGGGCATCTGAACGTGTTGACTGATTCCTTGTACCATGAGCAGGTCAACCAGTCGACCAAGGCCAATATTAACGTGCTGGCGACCGCCAAAAATGCCTCAAAGCAACAGAAACACCAGTACCAAAAACTGTTGCAGATTTATCACAGTAAGAACGTGCAAAAATACGTTCAGCGTGAATTTGATGGGACTAAGATTGAGGTCCAGAAACCAGTCAGTTATTTACGCAACTAG
- a CDS encoding helix-turn-helix domain-containing protein, which translates to MENHFASQLKKLRTKQGFSQEDLAQQLFISRQAVSRWEAGTASPDLNTLIKLTQLLDCSLDELVFAQPASEPQKTKATGMNFWEFIHLDWWLVFAFGGFFIWMLRAIVRLFS; encoded by the coding sequence ATGGAAAATCATTTTGCTAGTCAGTTAAAAAAATTACGAACGAAACAAGGATTCTCACAGGAAGATTTAGCCCAGCAGCTGTTTATTTCCCGCCAAGCAGTGTCACGGTGGGAAGCAGGAACCGCCTCACCGGATTTAAACACGTTGATTAAACTAACCCAGCTTTTGGATTGTTCGTTGGATGAGTTGGTTTTTGCCCAACCGGCTTCTGAACCACAGAAAACCAAAGCAACGGGCATGAACTTTTGGGAGTTCATCCATCTAGATTGGTGGTTAGTTTTTGCGTTCGGCGGTTTTTTCATTTGGATGTTGCGGGCAATTGTAAGATTATTTTCGTAA
- a CDS encoding PadR family transcriptional regulator, whose protein sequence is MKGKEIILGLLDTRGPLTGYEINEIIQQQLNHFYDGSYGMIYPTLRKLEEDGLVTKQQVNQTEKPNKNVFSIQPAGKKVFQKALHADLKGETFKSDFLLKLYFGDQLTKQQQRNLLQQELDFKQLKLDALHANCDEWQQNGITANQQFTVDYGIATYAAQIKVLQQALQRL, encoded by the coding sequence ATGAAGGGAAAAGAAATAATTTTGGGACTGCTTGACACCCGAGGACCGCTAACTGGCTATGAAATTAACGAAATCATTCAACAGCAGTTAAACCACTTCTATGATGGTAGTTATGGAATGATTTATCCCACACTGCGCAAGCTCGAAGAAGATGGATTAGTAACCAAGCAGCAAGTTAACCAAACGGAAAAGCCCAATAAAAACGTCTTCTCGATTCAGCCGGCGGGAAAAAAGGTCTTTCAAAAGGCGTTGCATGCTGATTTAAAGGGTGAGACCTTTAAGTCGGATTTCTTGTTAAAGCTGTACTTTGGGGATCAACTCACTAAGCAGCAACAACGGAATTTATTGCAACAAGAATTAGATTTTAAGCAGCTCAAGCTGGATGCGCTCCATGCTAACTGCGACGAATGGCAGCAAAATGGCATTACGGCCAACCAACAGTTTACCGTTGATTACGGGATTGCGACTTATGCAGCCCAAATCAAGGTGTTACAACAAGCATTACAGCGTTTATAG
- a CDS encoding acetoin reductase has translation MPKKVAIITGSGRGIGAAIAKQLAGEGYAIAVADIDSDTADQVANDINQQDNQTARSYVVDVAERDDVFRLVNEVVQDFGQLDLFVNNAGIAFIASIVDSNPEEVKRLLNVNLLGTFWGIQAAATQFKKQGTGGKIINAASLASVEGSALQGAYSASKFAIRGLGQSAAKELAPDHITVNAYDPGIVLTPLRDGIDETTAKLKNTTFSEQRQGVVDEIALKRAATPEDVAQVISFLASPKADYITGQSILIDGGMRFH, from the coding sequence ATGCCGAAAAAAGTAGCAATTATTACCGGGAGTGGTCGCGGGATTGGAGCTGCGATTGCCAAACAATTAGCCGGAGAGGGATATGCGATTGCGGTGGCAGACATTGACTCCGATACTGCAGATCAAGTCGCTAATGACATTAATCAGCAAGACAACCAAACTGCCCGTTCGTACGTTGTCGACGTGGCAGAGCGTGACGATGTCTTTCGCTTAGTTAACGAGGTGGTGCAGGATTTCGGCCAACTGGATTTATTTGTCAATAACGCCGGAATCGCCTTCATTGCGTCCATCGTGGACAGTAATCCAGAGGAGGTTAAACGGTTGTTGAACGTTAACCTGCTGGGAACCTTCTGGGGGATTCAAGCGGCAGCCACGCAGTTTAAAAAGCAGGGCACCGGTGGCAAGATTATTAACGCCGCTTCTCTAGCTTCCGTGGAGGGATCCGCCTTACAAGGAGCTTACTCAGCTTCAAAGTTTGCAATTCGAGGACTCGGACAGTCGGCAGCCAAGGAACTGGCGCCGGATCACATCACCGTCAATGCCTATGATCCCGGAATTGTGTTGACCCCATTACGAGATGGAATTGACGAAACAACTGCGAAACTAAAAAATACGACCTTTTCTGAACAACGCCAGGGAGTGGTGGATGAGATTGCCTTAAAACGGGCCGCTACTCCCGAGGATGTCGCTCAGGTGATTTCCTTTCTAGCTTCGCCCAAGGCCGATTACATTACCGGCCAATCCATTCTGATTGACGGGGGAATGCGCTTCCACTAG
- a CDS encoding S-ribosylhomocysteine lyase has product MTKVESFTLDHTQVQAPYVRLIAAEEGDQGDVISNFDLRLVQPNANAIPTAGLHTIEHLLAGLLRDRLDGVIDCSPFGCRTGFHLIVWGAPTAAEVAQALKAALTEIRDEIEWDDVQGTDKYSCGNYRDHSLFSAKECSRDILAQGISSDPYERKLV; this is encoded by the coding sequence ATGACAAAAGTAGAAAGTTTCACGTTAGATCACACGCAGGTACAGGCCCCGTATGTGCGACTGATTGCTGCTGAGGAGGGTGATCAGGGGGATGTGATTTCCAACTTTGATTTACGACTCGTGCAACCCAACGCCAATGCTATTCCCACGGCTGGCTTGCACACGATTGAGCATTTACTAGCCGGACTGTTACGAGATCGCCTCGATGGAGTGATTGATTGTTCGCCGTTTGGATGCCGAACCGGTTTTCACCTGATTGTGTGGGGTGCCCCGACGGCCGCGGAAGTAGCGCAAGCCCTGAAAGCAGCCCTTACAGAAATTCGAGATGAGATTGAATGGGATGATGTGCAGGGTACCGACAAATATAGCTGTGGGAACTATCGCGATCACTCGTTGTTCTCGGCTAAGGAATGTTCCCGCGATATTTTAGCCCAAGGCATTAGTTCTGACCCGTATGAACGGAAATTAGTTTAG
- a CDS encoding 5-methyltetrahydropteroyltriglutamate--homocysteine S-methyltransferase: protein MTATHFDIVGSFLRPERLKRARANRQAGNISAQDLMDVENQEIADLVQKEVQVGLKIVTDGEFRRSYWHLDTFWGFDGIKHTHQEHGYQFHGVETRNDSAQVEGKIKFNPNHPDLQAFRYLQSVVKNYPGITARQSIPSPAQLYAELVRGPENIAAVQKYYPNHQDLVHDIGTAYRDLILALYEAGCRDVKLDDCTWGMLADHDFWKLMTDQAEDIEQLQQEYVAFNNAALVDLPADLRTSTHVCRGNYASTWAAQGGYQPVAKTLFNEENVENYYLEFDDQRAGDFQPLAEVPATKNVVLGLVTSKRPELEKPETLKERVKEASQYVNLDRLGLSTQCGFASTEEGNHLTEAQQWDKIKLVIETANQIWPATKED from the coding sequence ATGACAGCGACCCATTTTGACATTGTAGGCAGTTTTTTACGACCGGAACGCTTAAAGCGGGCTCGGGCCAATCGGCAAGCAGGCAACATTAGTGCCCAGGATTTAATGGACGTGGAAAATCAGGAAATTGCTGATTTAGTTCAAAAAGAAGTCCAAGTGGGCTTGAAGATCGTGACCGACGGGGAATTCCGCCGTAGTTACTGGCACTTAGATACCTTCTGGGGCTTTGACGGGATCAAGCACACCCATCAGGAACACGGCTACCAGTTTCATGGAGTAGAAACCCGAAACGACTCGGCTCAGGTGGAAGGCAAGATCAAGTTTAATCCTAACCATCCAGACTTACAGGCCTTCCGTTACTTACAATCGGTCGTAAAAAACTATCCGGGCATCACCGCGCGGCAAAGCATTCCGTCCCCCGCGCAGCTATACGCCGAACTAGTTCGCGGCCCCGAAAACATTGCGGCGGTCCAAAAGTATTATCCGAATCATCAGGACTTAGTGCATGACATTGGGACAGCCTATCGGGACCTGATCTTAGCGCTATATGAAGCTGGTTGTCGGGACGTGAAGCTCGATGACTGTACCTGGGGAATGTTAGCGGATCATGATTTCTGGAAGTTAATGACGGATCAAGCCGAAGACATTGAGCAGTTGCAACAGGAATACGTGGCCTTTAACAACGCTGCGCTCGTAGATTTACCGGCTGACTTACGGACCAGCACCCACGTGTGTCGCGGAAACTACGCTTCGACCTGGGCCGCCCAAGGGGGCTACCAACCAGTGGCCAAGACGTTGTTTAACGAGGAAAACGTGGAAAACTACTACCTTGAATTTGATGACCAGCGGGCCGGGGACTTCCAGCCATTGGCGGAAGTGCCAGCCACCAAAAACGTGGTGCTGGGCTTAGTAACTTCCAAACGACCGGAATTAGAAAAGCCAGAAACGCTTAAAGAGCGCGTAAAAGAAGCTAGTCAGTACGTCAATTTAGACCGGTTGGGCTTGAGTACGCAGTGTGGTTTTGCTTCAACGGAAGAAGGAAATCACCTTACGGAAGCCCAACAGTGGGACAAAATTAAACTCGTGATTGAAACGGCCAACCAAATTTGGCCAGCAACGAAGGAGGACTAA